Below is a window of Virgibacillus sp. NKC19-3 DNA.
CCCAGTATCAATCGCATATTGCTCGGCAGGAAGCCCGAAAGCATCCCAACCCATGGGGTGCAACACCTCAAAACCTTGCATACGCTTCATTCGGGAAAAAATATCTGTTGCCGTATACCCTTCCGGATGTCCCACATGCAGACCAGCTCCAGATGGGTATGGAAACATATCCAGTGCATATACCTTCGTTTTTTTCGAATACGTATCTGTTTTAAATGTTTTATTTTCTTCCCAATACGCTTGCCATTTGTTTTCGATTTCTTGATGATTAAAACTCATTCCAGCGTCCTCCTTTGTTATCATAAAAAAAACCACTCATCCCTAGAAAGGGACGAGAAGCTTATATCTCCCGCGGTACCACCCAAATTAACGCATATCTGCGATCACTTATATCCTTAACGTGGATTTACGGCAGGAACTACCTAATTCATCCCTGCAACATTAAAGGTGAGTTCATACATTTTTCAGGGGCAATTTCCACCAACCATTGCCTCTCTATACCTGAAGTAACCTATTACTAATCCTTTGCAAAGTCGTTACATTATTTATATAGAATAGTAATGAATGACGCGCGCTTTGTCAAGGCAATTCCTTTCTTTATCTGGTAAAATAAGCATATTCTCATTTGTAAGGAGCAGATCTCAAACATGCTAAAAGGAATACTAAACGTTGCACATGATCTATTGGAAGCTTCCATCCAAAAAGGGGAAACCGTTATTGATGCCACTTGCGGAAATGGCAATGACACGTTGTTTTTAAGTCAAATCACTGGTAAAAGCGGTCACGTACTTGCTTTTGATATTCAAGATCAAGCCATAAAAAAGACAAAGCAGTTACTAAACGAAAATGACCGGAGCAATGTGACACTTATTCATGACAGCCATGCTAACATTTCGAATTATCTAGCTGCAGACGAACAAGTTGGTGGGGCTATATTTAATCTCGGTTATTTACCCAGAAGTGATAAATCTATTATCACAAAAGGAGAGTCCACAA
It encodes the following:
- a CDS encoding tRNA (mnm(5)s(2)U34)-methyltransferase gives rise to the protein MLKGILNVAHDLLEASIQKGETVIDATCGNGNDTLFLSQITGKSGHVLAFDIQDQAIKKTKQLLNENDRSNVTLIHDSHANISNYLAADEQVGGAIFNLGYLPRSDKSIITKGESTITALNTGLHHLKKDGLIVIVVYHGHDGGKQEKDSLLKHVAHLNQKAYTVLQHGFINQQNDPPFILAIQKK